A portion of the Lolium rigidum isolate FL_2022 chromosome 1, APGP_CSIRO_Lrig_0.1, whole genome shotgun sequence genome contains these proteins:
- the LOC124669371 gene encoding protein DETOXIFICATION 16-like: MEKPCVDEPLLVTAGAEKGNENAAAAEAKRLLRLAGPLVLSSILQFALPLVSVMFVGHLGELPLAGASLATSIANVTGFSLLVGMAGALETLCGQAFGARQYHLLGVYQQRAMVVLALACVPIVLLWANTRHILLLLGQDPAIAAEAGAYARWLIPSLVPYVPLACHVRFLQTQSIVLPVMASSAVTALTHVLVCWALVHGAGMGSKGAALSGAVSYSVNLAVLTLYTRLSGACHRTWTGFSMEAFKGLRQFAELAFPSAMMLCLEWWSFEFLVLLSGLLPNPKLETSVLSICINTSDLLYMVPFGLCTAISTRVSNELGAGKPQGAKMATKIVICMAMSEGLVVVVTMILLRKVWGYMYSNEEEVVTYMARMIPVQAVSFFIDGLHNSLTGVLTGCGEQKIGARVNLAAFYLAGIPLSVVLAFVLHLNGMGLWLGIMCGSLTKLLLLTWIVVSLNWEKAAIKAKDTVLGPSLPVA; encoded by the exons ATGGAGAAGCCCTGCGTAGACGAGCCCCTGCTCGTCACCGCCGGAGCCGAGAAGGGCAACGAGAATGCCGCGGCAGCGGAGGCGAAGCGCCTGCTGCGGCTGGCGGGGCCGCTGGTGCTAAGCAGCATCCTCCAGTTCGCGCTACCGTTGGTGTCTGTCATGTTCGTGGGCCATCTCGGCGAGCTTCCCCTCGCCGGGGCCTCGCTCGCCACCTCCATCGCCAACGTCACCGGCTTCAGCTTGCTC GTTGGCATGGCGGGCGCGCTGGAGACGCTGTGCGGGCAGGCGTTCGGCGCAAGGCAGTACCACCTCCTCGGCGTCTACCAGCAGCGGGCGATGGTGGTGCTCGCGCTGGCCTGCGTCCCCATCGTCCTCCTCTGGGCCAACACCCGCCACATCCTCCTGCTCCTCGGCCAGgatccggccatcgccgccgaggCCGGCGCCTACGCGCGTTGGCTCATCCCGTCCCTTGTCCCCTACGTGCCGCTCGCGTGCCACGTCCGCTTCCTGCAGACGCAGAGCATCGTCCTCCCGGTGATGGCCAGCTCCGCTGTCACCGCGCTCACCCACGTCCTCGTGTGCTGGGCGCTCGTGCACGGCGCTGGCATGGGCAGCAAAGGCGCCGCGCTCAGCGGCGCCGTATCCTACAGCGTCAATCTCGCCGTGCTGACCCTCTACACCAGGCTGTCGGGAGCTTGCCACAGGACGTGGACTGGGTTCTCCATGGAGGCCTTCAAGGGCCTGCGCCAGTTCGCCGAGCTCGCCTTCCCGTCGGCCATGATGCTTTG CCTGGAGTGGTGGTCGTTTGAATTCCTTGTGCTGCTCTCTGGTCTTCTGCCTAATCCTAAGCTTGAAACCTCTGTCTTGTCCATATG TATTAATACTAGCGATCTCTTGTACATGGTGCCATTTGGTCTCTGCACAGCCATAAG TACACGCGTTTCCAATGAACTTGGTGCCGGTAAGCCTCAAGGAGCAAAGATGGCGACCAAAATAGTCATATGTATGGCCATGTCTGAAGGCTTGGTGGTCGTTGTTACAATGATTCTGCTCCGCAAGGTCTGGGGTTATATGTACAGCAATGAGGAGGAAGTTGTGACATACATGGCCCGGATGATTCCAGTTCAGGCCGTATCCTTCTTCATAGACGGACTCCATAATTCCCTTAcag GTGTGCTAACTGGATGTGGTGAGCAGAAGATTGGCGCACGAGTCAATCTCGCCGCATTCTACTTGGCTGGCATCCCTTTGTCCGTGGTACTTGCATTTGTCCTGCATCTGAACGGAATG GGGCTTTGGCTCGGCATCATGTGTGGCAGCCTCACAAAGCTTTTGTTGCTCACGTGGATCGTAGTTTCACTTAACTGGGAAAAGGCT gCAATTAAGGCAAAAGACACGGTGTTAGGACCTTCTCTTCCGGTTGCATGA